CCACCCTCTACCGTCACTGGCCCGGGCCCTCCGAGCTCGTCGCCGACGCGTGGACACGTCTGGTCCCACCCGGACCGCCACCGCCCACCGCCGACCTCCGGGTCGACCTGGTGGCCATGTTCATCCGCGTGCGCAACGCCGTCGAGTCGACCACCATGCAGCGCTCGCTGCCCACCTTCCTCGCCGCCGCCCTGGACGACCCGGTCATCTCCCAGCTCCACGCCGCCTTCGTCCGCGATCGCCGTCAACCCGTGCTCGAGCGCCTCTCGCAGGCGCGAGCAGAGGGTGAGCTGGACGCCGATGCCGATCTCGACCTGCTCGTCGATCTCCTGTCCGGTCCTCTGTTCTACCGGCAGCTCCTCCGGCGAGAGCCCACGAGCGACCGGCAGGTCGCGGACCTCGTCGACGCGGTCTTGGCCGTCGCCTGCTCTGCTCCGCGCTGAGGTGGCGGCCGCTCGGGGCCCAGGTCCGCGCCTGAATCGTCCAACGGCGGGCCAAGGATCAAGAGCAGGTC
This DNA window, taken from Acidimicrobiales bacterium, encodes the following:
- a CDS encoding TetR/AcrR family transcriptional regulator, which produces MAISDGDPRIARTRSTVIAVVHRLLRTEGPGAVTFGRVSRETGVSRTTLYRHWPGPSELVADAWTRLVPPGPPPPTADLRVDLVAMFIRVRNAVESTTMQRSLPTFLAAALDDPVISQLHAAFVRDRRQPVLERLSQARAEGELDADADLDLLVDLLSGPLFYRQLLRREPTSDRQVADLVDAVLAVACSAPR